The nucleotide sequence TGGAAGCACTCCTATGCCTGCCCGCTCGATGCGAAGTACTACGAAGGCGGCCCAGGCTCGACGCCCACGGTCGATGGCGTCAAGGTTTTCACGCTCAGCAAACGCGGACACTTGTTTTGTTTCGACACCGCGAGCGGGCGCGTTGCCTGGTCGAAGGATTTGATGGCTGAACTGGGCGCAAAGAAGCCCGAATGGGGTTTTGCGGGCTCCCCGCTGGTTGAAGGCAATTTGCTGATTTTGAATCTGGGCGGCGCCGGCACGGCGGTGGACAAGGCCACGGGCAGCGTGATTTGGAAATCCGATACCAGCGCGGCGGGTTACGCGACCCCGGTGCCTTTTGTCGCGAATGGCGAACGCTGCGTTGCGGTCTTCTCCGGCAAATCCCTCCTCGGTGTGCGCGTCCGAGACGGCCAACCGCTTTGGAGCCATTCCTGGGTCACCAAATGGGACATCAACGCCGCCGATCCCCTCGTGATCGACGACAAACTATTCGTGTCAACGTTCGACCGCGGTTGCGCGCTGCTCAAAGCGGGTTCGGGGACGCCGGCCGTGGTTTGGGAAAACAAGAACATCGCCAACCATTTCAACAGTTGCGTCAACCTCAATGGTTTTGCTTACGGAGTCCACGGGAACACCGATCACCCCGACCGGGATTTCCGGTGTTTGGACCTTACAACCGGTGCGGTGAAGTGGAAGCAGACCGGCTTCGGCCTCGGCTCGGTGATGGCCGCGGATGGGAAGTTGATAATCCTGAGCGATCGCGGTGAACTGGTGGTCGCTGAGGCAACACCGGAACGCTTTCAAGCTCTGGCGCGAGCCCAAGTGTTGGGGGGCAAATGCTGGACGGTTCCGGTCCTCGCCAACGGCAGAATCTATTGCCGCAACGCCCAGGGAATATTGATCTGTCTCGATGTTCGCGGAGC is from Verrucomicrobiota bacterium and encodes:
- a CDS encoding alcohol dehydrogenase, coding for MVATRLVLHLGLYLFATTFGLADDWPRWRGPDLNGISKEAGWTTAWPKEGPRQLWKASVGIGFSSLAVAQSRVFTLGNADDTDTVFCFDAETGRPLWKHSYACPLDAKYYEGGPGSTPTVDGVKVFTLSKRGHLFCFDTASGRVAWSKDLMAELGAKKPEWGFAGSPLVEGNLLILNLGGAGTAVDKATGSVIWKSDTSAAGYATPVPFVANGERCVAVFSGKSLLGVRVRDGQPLWSHSWVTKWDINAADPLVIDDKLFVSTFDRGCALLKAGSGTPAVVWENKNIANHFNSCVNLNGFAYGVHGNTDHPDRDFRCLDLTTGAVKWKQTGFGLGSVMAADGKLIILSDRGELVVAEATPERFQALARAQVLGGKCWTVPVLANGRIYCRNAQGILICLDVRGATRDP